TCACAGGCAAGGTAAGTTCTTGACCATCACGGCGTAAACGAAAATCCAGCTGTTTACCCGGGCTTTCAATAATCAAACCGCGCATATCATTGAATTCACGTATTTTAATGCCGTCAATTTCTAGAATCAGATCACCGCTTTGCAAACCTGCCTCGGCGGCAGGCATGTTCGGTATAACCTCTCCTATTTCGGCTGGCAGTATCTGTTTACCAACGGTTATGTACACCATGGCAAATAACAATATGCCAAGAATAAAATTAGCTACAGGTCCTGCCAGGACAATCGCCATCCGCCAGTAAAGCCCAGCCCCACCAAAACTGCCCTCGACATGAGCACTGTCCTGTCCAGGTGTACTGGCGGCGTCTTCATCACCTCGCATTTTGACAAAACCACCAAATGGGATTGCCGCAATACGCCAGCGCGTCCCATTTTTGGCTGTCCGGCCATAAAGTTCGGGACCAAATCCGATGGAAAAAACCTCGACGATCACGCCGGCTTTGCGCGCCACCCAATAATGGCCAAGCTCATGAAAAAAAACGACTGGGGTTATTAGTAGCAAAAACCCAATAATCAGATCAAAGAATCCAAGATCACCCATCTTAATTACCCCTAGTTTCTGCGACAGATAACATTACTGCCCTTTAATTTTTTCAACAAGAACCGTAGCCACACGCCGCGCCTCGTTATCAACAGCGATGACAGCGTCAAGCGTGTTAATGTCACCATCTATATTGGTGGCTAGGCTATCTGCAACAATAGTGGCAATAGACGAAAAACTAATGTGACCGGCTAAAAATGCGGCCACAGCCACTTCATTGGCACCGTTTAGAATGGCCGGAGCAGTTCCGGCTTGTATTAAAGCGTTCTGTGCAAGAGCAAAGCATGGAAACCGATCCGGCTCAATAGGCAGAAATTCGAGTTTACCAAGCGCAACAATGTCCAATGGTTCCGGATCCCAGTTCAACCGACCAGGCATTTTCAGCGCATAAGAGATTGGCACCTGCATATCAGCAGAGGATAACTGGGCAATTATTGATCCATCGCGAAAATGAATCATACCGTGAATTATAGACTGGGGATGAATAACCGCTTCAATTTGTTCGGCAGGCAGATCAAACAGAAAATGCGCTTCGATGACTTCAAGTCCCTTATTCATCATTGTTGCGCTATCAACCGAAATTTTGCGCCCCATTTCCCAATTAGGATGCGCTACTGCATCTTGCGGCGTAATAGATGCAAATTCATTCAACGCGCGGGTTAAAAATGGGCCACCCGATGCTGTTAGACAAATCTTCTGAATCGATGACATGCCCTCATGAACGTCATTGCCATCAAGACGTTCCTGCCATCCATGCCAACATTGAAAAATAGCACTATGTTCACTATCAAGCGGAATGATCCGTGCCCCATTTTTTGCCGCAACCTGGCTGATCACATGACCTGCCGAAACCAAGGACTCTTTATTAGCCAACCCAATGGTCTGGCCTGCTTCGACAGCTTTCATCATTGATGGCAAACCAGCCAAGCCAACAATACCAGCAATAACGATATCAACCTTTATGGCGGCTAAATCCTTACATTCAGCATCGCCCGCAACAATCTTTATTTCGGAACCTAGCAGACGTTCAGCCAGACGCGCCTGCTTGGTGGCATCAGCAATACCGACAACATCTGGGGTGAATTCGAGCGCAAGATCGGCAAGCTTTTCAACATTTGAGCCGCCAACAAGGGCCTTAATGCGAAACAGGTCAGGATTTTGTCGCACCAAAGCCAGCGTATTATCGCCAATGGAACCTGTCGCCCCAAGAATGGTGATGACCGAATGTGATGACATGCCGAACCTTTATTAAATAAAAAACACCAACGCGACTATCGGTAAGGTGAGAAGATATCCGTCAAACCGATCAAGTAAACCACCATGTCCCGGGATAAGCCGGCCACTGTCCTTTACACCCATTTGCCGTTTTACACTGGACTCAAACAAGTCGCCAAGCTGAGCCAGACACCCAATTATGCACCCAAAGCCAAAAGCTACAACCGATGTCAGACCGAACATACCCGCAAAGATAAAATACAGTATGCCAGCCGCCAGAACACCGGCAATAGCTCCAGACACTGTTTTATTCGGGCTGATCGACGGTGCCAATTTTGGCCCACCCACACGTCTTCCAACGAAAAATGCTGCTATGTCACAAGCAGCAACAACAGCACAAACAGCCAACAGCATATATTGCCCGTTCTGGTTGTTGATAATCACCTGAGCACTGACACCGCACAAGGATGTAAGGCCAACGAAAACGGCTAATGGAAACGATTTTTGCCACATTAGCAAAACCATCATAGCTGTGATCACTGCCAAGATTAACCGCGTATCAATGACCATAAGCCATAGTGGCATACCCACAAAGGCAAACAGGACAAGCACTATAAACGTAAAGGGCTTGGCCAAATCAACCAACCGGCTAAATTCCAACCCCATAAGAATGAAAGCCAGCCACACAATCAAAGATGCAATTTTAGCATCAAACCAAACAAGGACTATAATCGGAACAAGGGTAGCAAACCCAACAAGGCGCTGAGCCAATGGGGAAAGCGACGAAAATGTCATCAAGTGGTGTCGCTTGATGCAGAGCTGAGGTTTTTGTCATTGTCAGCATAATTGCCACCAAAGCGACGCTCTCTATTATTGAATTCGGTAATTGCAACTTCTAGATCAGAGGCTTTGAAATCGGGCCAATATGTATCGCTGAAATATAATTCAGCATAGGACAGATCCCACAACAGGAAGTTTGAAATACGCTTTTCACCCCCAGTGCGGATAAGCAAATCAACTGGCGGCAAAACTGCCGTCTGCAAACGTGACTTCAAGAAATCGTTATTTACCAACTTTGGGTCAATAACTCCTGCTGCCACCTCTTCGGCAATTTGACGCGTAGCTTGCGTGATGTCCTGCTGGCCGCCAAAATCAAGTGCGATGGTTAGATTAAGGCCTGTGTTTTCAGCCGTCAAAGTCTCTGATTTGCTGATAAGCTGCTGCAAATCTGTAGAAAAATTACCTCTATTACCAATGACACGTAGGCGGATATTATTATGTATCAATTCTTCGATTTCACGCATTAGAAATAGGCGCATTAATTTAAGCAAACCAGACACTTCAGGTTCAGGACGGCTCCAGTTCTGAGCAGAGAATGCAAACGCCGTCAGCCAGCGGATCTGGCCTTGAGGTGCCGCACGACAAACATCCTTAAGCGACTCAGCGCCCTGATTGTGCCCACGAATAATGTCAAGCCCGCGCCCTTTTGCCCAACGCCGGTTGCCATCCATTATTATTGCTGTGTGATGCGGTGTTTTTACCATTTTTAAACCCGTTTTGGTAGTTTTCCAAAATTCAAATGGCTATATCCAAAGCAAGGATTATAGCCAATAGGTTGATATTATACCTGCGTTATCTCTTTTTCTTTATTGGCAAAAGCATCATCAATTTTTTTAACATATTCATCAGTTGTTTTTTGAATGTCACTTTCGAGTCCATGGCGTTCGTCTTCAGACATCAAACCTTCTTTTTCGGCCTTGCGAACACTTTCAATACCATCACGGCGAACATTGCGGATAGCGACACGAGCCGCTTCTGCATAGCGGCCTGCAACTTTGACCATATCTTTCCGGCGTTCTTCGGATAAATCAGGGATTGGCACACGAATGAGCGTACCTTCGGCCATCGGATTTAGACCGAGATCAGACTCACGAATGGCTTTTTCAACAGACGCGGTCATGGACGCATCCCACACGGTCACCGTTAGCAAACGTGGCTCAGGTGCCGAAATATTACCAACCTGACTCATCGGCATCTTAGAGCCGTAAGCGTCAACCATAATAGGTTCAAGCATTCCCGTCGATGCACGACCAGCCCGAAGCCCCATGAATTCAGTTTTCAGACTGGCAAAACCGCCTTCCATCCGACGTTTCATATCTTCGATGTCAAAATCAGCCATTTCCCCTACCTTTAGCTAAATTAAAGTCCGATGCCATTCATTGGTCAGTGCACGATGGTAAACTTGCCCTGATGCCGCAATACGCTAGCAAACCCACCTGCGCTTTCAATAGAAAAAACAAGGATGGGTATATTGTTCTCGCGCGCTAAAGAAATAGCAGAAGCGTCCATCACCCGCAAATCATCTGAAAGCACCTGCAAGTAGCCAAGTTCGTCATAGCGCTTTGCATTTTTATCTTTTTCTGGATCAGCCGAATAAACGCCATCAACACGCGTACCTTTCAGCAAGGCATGACAATTCATTTCGGTGGCGCGTAAAGCGGCGGCGGTATCCGTAGTAAAAAATGGATTGCCGGTTCCAGCTGCAAAGATCACAACACGGCCTTTTTCAAGATGCCGCGTTGCCCGACGACGTATATAAGGTTCACAAACAGCACTTATTGGCAATGCCGACATGACCCGCACAGGAACGTCCAACTGTTCAAGCGCGTTTTGCATGGCAAGGGCATTCATAACCGTTGCCAACATGCCCATATAATCACCAGTCGCGCGTTCCATACCCGCGGCGGCACCAGACACGCCCCGGAAAATATTACCGCCACCAATGACAAGGCATACCTCGACACCCGTGGCGATAACGTCTTTTACCTCTATGGCGACTTTGCTAACCATTTCAGGATCAATACCATATGAACGTCTGCCCATCAGAGATTCCCCTGAAATTTTGAGCATCACACGTTGATATTTCAAATCCGTTACGGTTTCGCTATCTGTTGCCAAGGCTAACTCCTGTGTTTTTCACTTAGGAAAGTTGTGCAGCAACTTCCGCCGCAAAGTCTGACTCTTCGCGTTCAATACCTTCACCAAGATTAAACCTTACAAATGCCTTAAGGGCAATGTCTGCACCGGCATCTTTACCTGCTTTGATGATGACATCTTCGATCCGAGTTTCACCATCAATAACGGACGTTTGCTCAAGCAGAACGACTTCCTGATAGTATTTTTTCATCCGACCTTCGACCATTTTTTCGGCGATTTCCTGAGGCTTGCCAGAGGCTTTGGCCTGTTCGATCAACACGTCGCGCTCACGCGCAACCATATCGGCATCAAGATCATCAACTGATAAGCTAGCTGGCGATGTTGCCGCTATATGCATGGCTACCTGCTTACCCAAACCATTCAACACATCAGCTGATGCGCTTGATTCCAGAGCCACAAGAACGCCAATACGGCCAAGACCGTCAGCTGTCGCATTATGCATATATGAAACGACAGAGCCGCTGGAAACCGATACTTTTTCCATACGACGCAGTGACATATTTTCACCAATCGTTGCAATCTTGTTGGTCAGTTCTTCCGAAACGTTACGACCTGTATCCGGGTAATCCAGCGTCTTAAGCGATTCAATGTCTGAAGCGCCAAGCGCAAGCAAACCAAGATTTCTGGCGAAATCCTGAAACTCGGTGTTACGCGCG
This window of the Candidatus Puniceispirillum marinum IMCC1322 genome carries:
- the rseP gene encoding RIP metalloprotease RseP; its protein translation is MGDLGFFDLIIGFLLLITPVVFFHELGHYWVARKAGVIVEVFSIGFGPELYGRTAKNGTRWRIAAIPFGGFVKMRGDEDAASTPGQDSAHVEGSFGGAGLYWRMAIVLAGPVANFILGILLFAMVYITVGKQILPAEIGEVIPNMPAAEAGLQSGDLILEIDGIKIREFNDMRGLIIESPGKQLDFRLRRDGQELTLPVTPKAQFSDQLDITVGVLGVRSVPVNARVRMAPSTAVVTATSDAFHMSIMILRGLGRAVTGNIQKGEVGGPVRIAEISGTVLNQGIVPFILLTAVISINLGLINLLPIPALDGGHMAFFLIEAVLGKPLPLHWQAILMRGGIAILMTLTLFLVLFDLARLIP
- the dxr gene encoding 1-deoxy-D-xylulose-5-phosphate reductoisomerase gives rise to the protein MSSHSVITILGATGSIGDNTLALVRQNPDLFRIKALVGGSNVEKLADLALEFTPDVVGIADATKQARLAERLLGSEIKIVAGDAECKDLAAIKVDIVIAGIVGLAGLPSMMKAVEAGQTIGLANKESLVSAGHVISQVAAKNGARIIPLDSEHSAIFQCWHGWQERLDGNDVHEGMSSIQKICLTASGGPFLTRALNEFASITPQDAVAHPNWEMGRKISVDSATMMNKGLEVIEAHFLFDLPAEQIEAVIHPQSIIHGMIHFRDGSIIAQLSSADMQVPISYALKMPGRLNWDPEPLDIVALGKLEFLPIEPDRFPCFALAQNALIQAGTAPAILNGANEVAVAAFLAGHISFSSIATIVADSLATNIDGDINTLDAVIAVDNEARRVATVLVEKIKGQ
- a CDS encoding phosphatidate cytidylyltransferase; amino-acid sequence: MTFSSLSPLAQRLVGFATLVPIIVLVWFDAKIASLIVWLAFILMGLEFSRLVDLAKPFTFIVLVLFAFVGMPLWLMVIDTRLILAVITAMMVLLMWQKSFPLAVFVGLTSLCGVSAQVIINNQNGQYMLLAVCAVVAACDIAAFFVGRRVGGPKLAPSISPNKTVSGAIAGVLAAGILYFIFAGMFGLTSVVAFGFGCIIGCLAQLGDLFESSVKRQMGVKDSGRLIPGHGGLLDRFDGYLLTLPIVALVFFI
- the uppS gene encoding polyprenyl diphosphate synthase; translation: MVKTPHHTAIIMDGNRRWAKGRGLDIIRGHNQGAESLKDVCRAAPQGQIRWLTAFAFSAQNWSRPEPEVSGLLKLMRLFLMREIEELIHNNIRLRVIGNRGNFSTDLQQLISKSETLTAENTGLNLTIALDFGGQQDITQATRQIAEEVAAGVIDPKLVNNDFLKSRLQTAVLPPVDLLIRTGGEKRISNFLLWDLSYAELYFSDTYWPDFKASDLEVAITEFNNRERRFGGNYADNDKNLSSASSDTT
- the frr gene encoding ribosome recycling factor, yielding MADFDIEDMKRRMEGGFASLKTEFMGLRAGRASTGMLEPIMVDAYGSKMPMSQVGNISAPEPRLLTVTVWDASMTASVEKAIRESDLGLNPMAEGTLIRVPIPDLSEERRKDMVKVAGRYAEAARVAIRNVRRDGIESVRKAEKEGLMSEDERHGLESDIQKTTDEYVKKIDDAFANKEKEITQV
- the pyrH gene encoding UMP kinase; translated protein: MLKISGESLMGRRSYGIDPEMVSKVAIEVKDVIATGVEVCLVIGGGNIFRGVSGAAAGMERATGDYMGMLATVMNALAMQNALEQLDVPVRVMSALPISAVCEPYIRRRATRHLEKGRVVIFAAGTGNPFFTTDTAAALRATEMNCHALLKGTRVDGVYSADPEKDKNAKRYDELGYLQVLSDDLRVMDASAISLARENNIPILVFSIESAGGFASVLRHQGKFTIVH
- the tsf gene encoding translation elongation factor Ts, whose product is MSVTAALVKELREKSGAGMMDCKKALGETGGDMDAAIDWLRTKGLAAAAKKSGRVAAEGLVAVAVDGTSGAIVELNAETDFVARNTEFQDFARNLGLLALGASDIESLKTLDYPDTGRNVSEELTNKIATIGENMSLRRMEKVSVSSGSVVSYMHNATADGLGRIGVLVALESSASADVLNGLGKQVAMHIAATSPASLSVDDLDADMVARERDVLIEQAKASGKPQEIAEKMVEGRMKKYYQEVVLLEQTSVIDGETRIEDVIIKAGKDAGADIALKAFVRFNLGEGIEREESDFAAEVAAQLS